The DNA window tttcgaagaagaagaagctTGAAAATTCATTACCTTGTAAATCCCAAACTCATTTCCCACAGATTCTGTTTGCACGTAATAACCATGACTCTGACTCATTTCTTCTAGAAACTCCAACCATTTCTTTTTCGTGTAAACCGTCACCATCTGAGATTCCATTGGCCATTTGGACTGTAGCTTGGGACGCTCATTCATATCGACATGATCTGCAACTAACTCATTGTGTCTTTGGTGCCGGAGTGCCTTATTGAAACGAATGATAAAATCCATCAATGAGTTCTTGCTAGATATATATCTCTTGAAAAAAGCATGTGAACTTTCGGACCGCTGACTACTTGACATACCCGCAGAAAatacatgattaaaatatgctgGCACCCATTTATGTCGCAAATCAAACATCAACGACAGCCAATCATGTTGTTCCAAGTTAGCATTAGACATAGCAGCTTCCCAGGAACTCTCAAATTCCTCATCTGTGGAGGAATGTAGAATGGCATTCCTTATGCTTTCGTAGTGATCACGGAAAGTCATTGGGTTTAATTTCTCAGAGAATTTGTTCAGTATATGCCACAAACAATATCGATGTGTTGTTCGAGGAAAAACTTGTGATATGGCTTTCGTCAGAGCCGGATCTTGGTCAGTGATAATCAAGTTTGGGGCACCTTGACACATGGCTTCTAGGAATTTATTAAGCAACCAAACAAAAGAATCTGTTTTTTCGTCACTCAACAATCCACAACCAAAAAGAAtggtctgatgatgatgattaactCCTACAAATGGTGCGAAAATCATCCCATATTTGTTGGTGTTGTATGTAGTATCAAACACAACCACGTCACCAAAAGCAGTGTATGCCCTTCTTGACACATGATCAGTCCAAAAACACCTGGTAAATCTGTTGTCCGAGTCAGTCTCATAATCAAAAAAGAACAATGAATTCTTCTCTTTCTCAGATTCGAAGAAATCGACCAATGTTTCTGCATCAATACCCTTATGCTCATCCCTAACACTTTGCTCGTAGTTTCTGATATCTCTTTCTATGAAACCTACATGTTCAGGCCCACCAGACTCTATCTCAAATAATCTCATTTGTTGACAAGTTGGCACATTGGCTTCTGCAAATTGTTGACTCAACATTTTTTTTGATGCAGAAATACCGCGATGCGAGCGTAACAAATGCACCTTCGACGGAGTCGATAATGAATGATTATGACTTTCAACGAAAGTACTGACAACCCAACCCGGACCTGTTTGTTCCTTGACAACTGAAATCTTGGACAAACATCTGGTTCTAGTCTCACCACGGGCTCTTTCTTTTCTTGGTTGATCTTTTTTTGTCTGTTTGCTCCATCGAATATCATCTGTATGCCCTTCTTTAAAGCATACAAATTTCTTCCATAcaatttcgtttgttttcttacTTTTCTTGCTATTACTCATTCTCGCGCTAAAACCGGATTCTCGGGCATATTGGTTGTAGaatgagaatg is part of the Primulina eburnea isolate SZY01 chromosome 1, ASM2296580v1, whole genome shotgun sequence genome and encodes:
- the LOC140809788 gene encoding protein FAR1-RELATED SEQUENCE 5-like; translated protein: MDQYSGDEQSYIPQVGDDQKPQIGMRFDSLEDAFSFYNQYARESGFSARMSNSKKSKKTNEIVWKKFVCFKEGHTDDIRWSKQTKKDQPRKERARGETRTRCLSKISVVKEQTGPGWVVSTFVESHNHSLSTPSKVHLLRSHRGISASKKMLSQQFAEANVPTCQQMRLFEIESGGPEHVGFIERDIRNYEQSVRDEHKGIDAETLVDFFESEKEKNSLFFFDYETDSDNRFTRCFWTDHVSRRAYTAFGDVVVFDTTYNTNKYGMIFAPFVGVNHHHQTILFGCGLLSDEKTDSFVWLLNKFLEAMCQGAPNLIITDQDPALTKAISQVFPRTTHRYCLWHILNKFSEKLNPMTFRDHYESIRNAILHSSTDEEFESSWEAAMSNANLEQHDWLSLMFDLRHKWVPAYFNHVFSAGMSSSQRSESSHAFFKRYISSKNSLMDFIIRFNKALRHQRHNELVADHVDMNERPKLQSKWPMESQMVTVYTKKKWLEFLEEMSQSHGYYVQTESVGNEFGIYKVMNFQASSSSKPRVLTHVIQGDDILCSCMKFQFEGIPCRHMLAFFRINQVFHLPDKYILKRWTQAAKNVEFFPTDEPNVVEAPERCLMSRHLRLSYKASALVDIASLTVEGTNFLNAQFDYIGNKMKDLNMTTTVSGGSQCRRATDRAVDIVDPQKIRTKGCGKRLKSSKEKATTQGRKCRGCGRRGVQHDKRNCPNLQDGSTINNKNEEESSNDEDFGSIDGSNNWI